The sequence TCTACGATTCTTACAAAACGTCCCGAAAATTGTGGCTCTATATAGAAATGAAAGTTCTATATATTCTCCCTTACAGTTCGtatcttaaatttaataattcatcaaATGATAATTATACTACAAGTCTGCGatcaatataaatacataagttagaggaaattaattaattggagatttaaataattcttaatttttgttGCTCTTAAATCTAACTGGATAATCAATGATTTAACATCAGTAAAGCAAACACGATGACATCGtgtaatatttcaaagaaaaattgtattattaattaacttattaaaaatatataatcatatCTTATTTTCTAATCAATCAGTGTATTCCAGGTAACTGTTTCTATCTTACATCACCGATCTACGTAACAAATAATtaggaaatttctttttttcctactTTTAATCTCGAATAAGTCTTACAGTTACGCATCgagatttattatatatatatatatatttttaaaaaacgagGACATCAGATTACGAATTATATTGAACGCTATGCTACGTTAGTATTACCCACTGACAATTAACAAACGCTACACTTGTCAATCTTATTTTGTCATTTTGTCAAACTTGAGAAAgctaatttacaattttaaacaattcttaAATATGTAGATATTCGTATAGCAAttaggaaaaatgaaaatatattagaaatgtATAGCGAGTTACATGGATTGTTATGGTTTTGCATAACGCTAGCGATCGTACTCGCATAAGTGTACGTAATAGTTGTTTCGATGCTGTTTACTTACCAAGCTATGACATGCAATGGTTCGAGCACTTACTATCAGGAAGTGAAATGTGATCATACGTGAAGAAGCGTTCTGATATAGAAAATATAGCGCAGGCATAACATCTTATGGGATATCGTGTCACGTAAAGTGTAAAGTACCGATCTTGGAGAAAAAGTCCAAGGTTTTGTCGTGCTCTTCGCGATTTAGGATAAGTTTAAGCATTATATCACAAACGATATAACAGGCGTAAACATATTATGTAATTTCATAAGAGAAAAGAGTAAAATACGTACATTGTAAAATGTAATAACTAGACTGACGCACATAGAATTTTCATTCTCTAATTACTTCTGTATGAATTATCatcaaacattttatttttacactTTCGTGATACACTTAAATCAACGTTATATTATCTCAAAAAGACATGAATTCGCGTTAGCTATCGTATATTAAGATTTAAGCAATAATTAAACGGTATTATCTGCAGCGTCAagttatgaaaaaaataaacaatattttatatcatattatgtACAATATATGTAATGTACTACAAATTTCCAGAAAATAAAACACCTATTGATTAATGAATgaaaaaagaatgaataaaGCATATCTTTAAAATCACAAATTCTCATCTTATTAACACATATTATATTCGTCttcttatttttaatgttaGTTTCTTATTGGCAATGGTTGTGGCAAAGGAATAAACAATTCTTTTAACGAAGCAAGGGAGAGGAAAGTGTAAGAAGGAAATGCATTGAACAAAATCAAgatgatatttaaataaaataaataacagctTTAGCTAGCAGATTAAACTGTGCAAACTTGGTGTTTTTGTTGAATGTATTTTGAAAACTAAAACATGTATATGTGTAATAGAAAGTGATTAGGATTATGATATATCGAATGCTTGTCCTGTAGTTTGccaaaaaatgtaatttctgaAAAGCAGTATCCCAATgaagaatacaataaaaatgttactatttaaaTTTACCATACTTACAATTCATTTCAAGTTGTTTTGGATTTATGGGAATTTATAGTGATACGATAATGTTAgttttaaaatagaaagaagACACAGAATATGATggattaattgtttatttttataaaatgaaaaactatTGTCGACATAAACTTTATGTAATTCTTCCGCGAGAGAATTAAGGGAATCAAGGGTATTTACTATGATTTATTATATACGAATGTATgaagtattaaaaaatgttataataaaatataatgataaaaatggcagtttattaaaagtataaaatgtttaaatttgtCCCtgcttttcaaataaaattgtttgtataacatacgtatatttatgctacaatttataatattatagttaCTTTGACgctcttttattatattattttaattgttgatttaacatatttgtatttggtgtagcaaaataaatatttcttatgcaATTCGTATAGTATTTCCACTTTCCAATCAAACATTATAGGTGTGATAATGCTACACTTTGTATAAAATACTAGCGAAAATAGTTGACATAAATATCACTGAtcatataataattagtttaaaaagGTTAATATCTTAATAACATCTGTAATACTTAAGACTAAATTCAAGATCACATTGAAATCTATAATAAGCTTTtaagataatataattttgtacatttattttttcTGAGCAATTAACGCTATTATTTTAGtcttaaaaattttctatattttaaagaaaaaggaacacatatgtaatgataaataaattattacattaaatttaatgtctACCAACAACTTGTACCTTAGCATATGCTCCTTTACAGCCACTGccaaaaagtaataaattttgtttgacTTCATTTATTTGATCCAATGTAAGTGTCAAACCACTGTTTGTTGCCGCCTCAACTATGCACATTTGTAATGTTTCTTCGTTTAAAGGCTCATAAGGAACAATTAAGCTATCAATCTTTTTATGGACCAGTGCTTCGCGAATCGTATTTATGCTTTGTGTTAAATCTATTTTTCGTTCTAGATTATCGTTCACTTCTTCTATGTTGAAAATTGCTATTACGGTGACACATTGTGGTTTTGTTTGATTTAATATATCTATCATATTAGAAAAAATATCtaaattctgtatttttaaattttccagtATAATTAATTGATATAAATCAAGTGATTTTGACAAGTGTGCGTCAGTATGATGGTTCAacaatatatcatatataaaaattttctctTTCAGAGGAAAATGTTTTGCTATGATTTGAGCAGTGTAAGATTTCCCAACACCTGTTCCACCTATAAGACATAAaacttttaaatagaaaatatcctGATTTAAATGAGTTGTAATTTGTGACATTGCATTTCTTTGTCCATTTATCTTTTGCTGTAACTCTTCAGTAGCATTTAAGAAAAACGTTTCACGATTACAAACTGTAggtatattcaaatttaaaaacattGCAATTATTACTGCAATTATTGGTAATATGCTCAAAGTTAAACAACCACAGTAACAcatatttatcttcttttttggagaaattttgttttttaatactaGTGgcctaaatttattttttatgtccTGATATgtctttttatttacaatttttgtatCACTGTTTGGTTTAATTTCATCAATTGTTTTCTCACAATTTCTCAGCTGCACAGAAGGAAAATGATCTTGATTTATTGTATTTGCATTTGTTGTCGCGCAATGCAATGAAAATCGGGATTCATTTGTAGGATTTACATTTTCAACTTCATCGGATAGTATCTCATTTAAAGGTTTGTTTGGTATAAATTTTGGTGCTTGTAGTATATTGCTATTTTTGCAGAATTGTCTATTAAAAGATGTAAACGAGTCGAAATAGGGTTCTGTTATCATCTGATACTCGTTAGAAGTTTTGTCTGTTCGCTCAATTTCGGGCGTTTCCACTGgtctgaaattaaaaaaataattattcgtgTTGTCATCAAATCTACACAATAATATCTACCTTGTAGTTACATGTTCATTAAAAATGTGGTCGCAACTGTATTGTCTAATCAAGTTAGGCTGAATTTCAGATTGATACATCTGTTTTATGGAGATTCGTTGAGAAGATGGTGTTTGCGAATAATTAACATCTTCTGTTATTTTCCAATCAGTGTCCGAATCTAATAATCTTAATGATGCAAAATGTTTTTCCATACCAATACTTATAACTCAAATCACGCTATACAATATCATTGGCAAATGAAACATAACCTGAAATTCAAAACATGTCCGCTAAGGGAACGTAAAcaaattaatacaatttatgTATTACACTACGATTTTGAGATTGTCTACTTCGTCGATAATCTTAAATCGTTGTTaatcattattttaaaaataaattacatggaAATTATAAACGTTGATAaacttatatttgttatagattacattactaagaaagaaaataatttatttgagtTTAAGTGATATAaacgacatatatatacatatattcatatgtatattatgtttgttataataataaaacaataatctTACTTCTTCTTTAAAGATACATAAAGAAGGTTTAAAAAATCGCGCGTAGTTCAATTCATCCGTTCCGTCTATCACGTTGATACTCCTGTTGTTCCAGCTCAGTTTCTGCTCGTGTATCGATGACCACAAGTTGTGTGTTACGGATatgattattttgtattttcgtgATGTGATATTTTTCTGGTGAAAAGCAGCAAAGATGCAATCGACGCAATTAGTGATACGATGTTTTTGGGCTATGTCAATATTCGTATTAGCAGCGGGTAGAATTCACAAACTCGAAATACGGGTTAGTTGAAGGAATCTTCAGTTATAACGCGTGTAGTGTATATCTGTGTATCTACccattattttattagaattccTTTGCTACATCAATCACATTTCAACCGGCCACTAAAATTAACTTTGTTATTTGGTTTATACATATAAAGTGGTAATCACATTAAACtgagataaaataaattaattatgtaaacgaacgatatattacatacgATAATATCGTAGTAACATTTACGTTCAAAGTTACGATTATCTAAATGGTTGCAAACATAAACAATATAAGAGATTCCCGCAAAgactttattaaaaagttgCAGCATATAGGTTATGGTCAGTTAGGTTAATTGTATGAATTATTGTCTTTAGAGAACACTTTCCTTTTGTCGATTAGTCATAGGTTACGGAATTTTGTTATGATTATACATGTGCACTTGTAATATTGTATGTTACAGAAAGATGTACGGCGACACATTGCGTTAACTACCTTTGGTTTCTACAAAGGAGGTATTCTCgatataaatttaacaaattttaaagcTGACCCATTTGACGAGAATGCCGTGGTAAGTAATCACACTGTGAATATATTCACGCGTCATTCATTCACAAACACCTGTTTCCATTTCCGTTATTCTCATTGCTGCACTGCCATCAGTGCTTTATTCATAACGGAGAAAGCTTCGCATGTAACTGTCAATAAAAATGCGCACATGTGTGATACGCACTTCATCTAATCAATCAGTTGGTGCGTCCCGATATATGGTATAGGGTCATATCGGCTAATTCGTCGAATGTTAGGTTGCCGTCGCATAACATTTAAATGCATAGCCATAATCAGACAGCAAAATGTGAACGTTTGTAATATGTACatcttttcataaatatttggtTAAACCCGGTAAACTCAAGTCTTTTAACACGCTTTCGTGGCTACAATCCTAATTACGTTCATGTTCAAGGGCACAATACAGCAGCGCTTATTAACGTGTTTTCAGTCTATTTTATAAAGATTACCATTTCTAATTACAAAATGTTTTTTCGAAAAACTCCAAAGTCTGTTTTTCTTCTTATAATTGTGTATTCTATACTTTTATGGTTTAGTTTGGATTCACCTTGGATCGTACCCTAAGCAAAGCGATGAATCCATATTTAGGCAATCGCCAGGAAGAATGTGTACTCCTAGATATTTCGAACATCAATCCCGATTTCGATGAAAGAAATAACAGCggcataatatattttacaatggaTCTCAAGAACAACTTGTAAGTATCGATACTTTACATTTGTTTCGAAAATTCGATAACATAAATGAGTATGATAAAACGTGTTTTAGGTTGAAGATAAACTGTAGTCAAAACTTACACGTCGCACATATTTACCAAGATTTCAGTAACATGTTTCTAATTCGGGAAAGGAGAGATTCTTTTCCACCCAGGTTCAGCGATAACGTTCTTCCGGGTGAgttcaaattttccaattattttaattttatcgattaatttataatagaattttattgcAATAAATACTGCTTTTACAACCGTTGTAACCATTGCAGCCGTTAATCCAGTATTCTGTCAAACAAAACACTAAgatattatatttgaataaaaaacagAATGTCAAGTTATATTTAactatgttataaaaatatttaaaataacattgTAGTTAAAAGTTCAAGTTCTTGGAACTATTCCTCCTATCAAacaaatctttctttcttcggtttggggaaattaacaaaatttcgttGATTTCTTgaagaaacttttattttttttttttttacttctcttCGGAAAAGAGAGGTGCATTGTTTTAAAAATGAATAGCGTTCAAAAGTGGATAAATGGATTTAATATGTTGATCTTGTAGTACACTGTTATTTTTGGCAAGCATCCAAACGTAAGTATGTATGTTTATAGTAGTTGCGGGAAAGATCCCATTGAATGGATGAAGTATTACTTCGTAGTATATGACAATTTTCGCAAATTTCATattgcaatttattaatttgcGTTTTGTTTTCTTATCCGATCGATAAAGTATTTGTGTTTAACTTTAATTATGAATCTCACATAATTATCTgaagattttaattttacaataagTATGACGATTccttttattattcatttaaagatatttaattaaaaaatcgttACATATTAATGAAAGGAAGGATCTAAATTTCTGAATAATCTTAAACAACGTCAACCCACGAGCTTAAatagtatattatt comes from Bombus terrestris chromosome 7, iyBomTerr1.2, whole genome shotgun sequence and encodes:
- the LOC100646143 gene encoding uncharacterized protein LOC100646143, whose amino-acid sequence is MEKHFASLRLLDSDTDWKITEDVNYSQTPSSQRISIKQMYQSEIQPNLIRQYSCDHIFNEHVTTRPVETPEIERTDKTSNEYQMITEPYFDSFTSFNRQFCKNSNILQAPKFIPNKPLNEILSDEVENVNPTNESRFSLHCATTNANTINQDHFPSVQLRNCEKTIDEIKPNSDTKIVNKKTYQDIKNKFRPLVLKNKISPKKKINMCYCGCLTLSILPIIAVIIAMFLNLNIPTVCNRETFFLNATEELQQKINGQRNAMSQITTHLNQDIFYLKVLCLIGGTGVGKSYTAQIIAKHFPLKEKIFIYDILLNHHTDAHLSKSLDLYQLIILENLKIQNLDIFSNMIDILNQTKPQCVTVIAIFNIEEVNDNLERKIDLTQSINTIREALVHKKIDSLIVPYEPLNEETLQMCIVEAATNSGLTLTLDQINEVKQNLLLFGSGCKGAYAKVQVVGRH